Part of the Bacillus cabrialesii genome is shown below.
AGTTTATCTCCGAAATAAATCCCGTAAAAAGGCGAAGTGCTGTCATTTTCAATAATATTCTCCTGAAGATCTTCAAGCATTGAAAGCTCCTGAATGCCGTATTCTTTGAATTTCTTGAATTCTTCAAGTGTTTTATAGTTGATGAGCAGACGTTCTACCTTTACCAATCCAATCTCCCCCTTTGTTGTTACTACATATATTGTAAACGCTTTATTTAAAAAATCCAAATATTTAAACTTTAATTTTAAACACACGGTATCTTTGAGAAGTAATTTCTTCGTACTTCTGCTATGATAATACGTAAATGTTAAATTGGGTGTGACATCATGAAAATTGGAATTGTCGGCGGAGGCTCCGTCGGTCTTTTATGCGCCTATTATTTGTCACTTCATCATGACGTGACTGTTGTGACGAGACGGAAAGAGCAGGCTGCGGCAATTCAGTCTGAAGGGATTCGGCTTTATAAAGGCGGAAAAGAATTCAGCGCTGATTGCAGTGCGGACACGAGCATCAATTCGGATTTTGATCTTCTTGTCGTGACAGTGAAGCAGCACCAGCTTCAGTCTGTTTTTCCATCGCTTAAACGGATCGGGAAAACAAATATATTATTTTTGCAAAACGGCATGGGCCATATCCACGACCTAAAAGACTGGCGCGCCAAGCATTCCATTTATGTTGGAATTGTTGAACACGGAGCTGTAAGAAAATCAGATACAGCTGTTGATCATACGGGCTTAGGTGCGATAAAATGGAGCGCGTTCGATGATGCTGAACCAGACCGGCTGAACATCTTGTTTCGGCATAGCCATTCGGATTTTCCGATTTATTATGAGACGGATTGGTACCGTCTGCTGACGGGCAAGCTGATTGTAAATGCGTGTATTAATCCTTTAACTGCGTTATTGCAGGTGAAAAATGGAGAACTGCTGACAACGCCAGCTTATCTGGCTTTTATGAGGCTGGTTTTTCAGGAGGCATGCCGCATTTTAAAACTTGAAAACGAAG
Proteins encoded:
- a CDS encoding 2-dehydropantoate 2-reductase; the protein is MKIGIVGGGSVGLLCAYYLSLHHDVTVVTRRKEQAAAIQSEGIRLYKGGKEFSADCSADTSINSDFDLLVVTVKQHQLQSVFPSLKRIGKTNILFLQNGMGHIHDLKDWRAKHSIYVGIVEHGAVRKSDTAVDHTGLGAIKWSAFDDAEPDRLNILFRHSHSDFPIYYETDWYRLLTGKLIVNACINPLTALLQVKNGELLTTPAYLAFMRLVFQEACRILKLENEEKAWERVQAVCGQTKENRSSMLVDVIGGRQTEADAIIGYLLKEASLQGLDAVHLEFLYGSIKALERNTNKVF